Genomic segment of Syntrophales bacterium:
AAACATATTCCTTACCGGGGAGGCTCATTGAGGATGCTTTTGTACAATTACAGAATAAAAGTTTTTTTGATGTTTTTAATTCTTCTTTTCTCACCGGGAGTTTATGCCGATGAATACATTGATGAAACAGGAAGAAAAGTAAACATTCCTCCATCGCCAAAGCGTATAGTATCTCTTGCGCCCAGTATAACGGAGACCCTTTTCGCCCTCGGTCTGGATGAGGAGATTGTCGGGGTAACAACGTTCAGCGATTACCCTGAGGCGGCCAAGTCAAAAACACGCGTCGGTAGTTATGTCAGCATCTCTCTTGAAAAGGTTGTCTCTCTTAATCCGGATCTGATTATAGGCACTGCCGATGGAAACAAAAAGGAGACGATTGAACAACTGGAGAGAATCGGATTTCCTGTATATATGATCAATCCGGCGAGTCTTGAAGAGATATTCGAGATGGTGCTGGACATCGGCAGGATAACGGGGAGAGATAACGTGGCGAAAGACCTGGTTCGCAGCCTCCGCGAGAGGGTTAGTACCGTTGTTTCGCAAACCGCATGTTTGAAAAAACCGAGAATCTTTTTCCAGATAGGGATTGATCCTATTGTTACCGTCGGGAGAGATACACTTCACAATAAGCTGATAACGCTGGCAGGTGGAATAAATATCTCAGGAAATGAGACGACAAGATATCCCCGCTACAGTATAGAGGAAATCATAGTCAGGCAACCGGAGATTATCGTTGTATCATCAATGAAGAGAGGAGAGAATTTTGAGCTGGTCAGGGACAAGTGGAAAAGGTGGAAAAATATTCCGGCAGTCAAAAATAACAGGATTTATATCTTAAACACCGACCTGACAGATCATCCATCGCCCAGAATTGTGGACGGGCTGGAAGAATTGGCTAAAATTATACACCCTGGAGTCCCATTTAAAAATAATTAGAAACCAGCAAGCTTTAAATTTTATTTCAATGACACACGGGCAACACAGTAACCGGGACCAATGCACTACCAGAATCATAACCTCAATAAGAGGAAATTATAAGATATGACAAAGACAAGCGGGTTCTGTGCACAGAAATAACCATTATGGATTTTTTCTTGATAACATCGAGTTCGGTGGAGAAGATGAGCCAAATGTATTATTTCTTGAAATTCTATTGAAATATGATATAATGTGTGCGAAATAAGATGAAACGGGAGGTTCTATAATCAACATGCACTATGATACAGCTCTGAGGCCCTATGGTTCAAAGCGGATTGAAGAAATCGAATCTGCCGACATTATGATTGGCATACCCTGTTACAACAACGAGAAAACGGTCGAGCATGTGATCCAGATGATCACTCATGGCCTTGCCAAACATTATAATGATATGAGAGGCGTGATTTTCATCGCCGATGGTGGATCAACCGATGATACTCGTGAAGTAGCCAGGGAGTTTCAGATTAAACCATGGCAGGAAAAGGTTGTGACAATATACCGGGGACCTGCCGGTAAGGGCACGGCTCTGCGATCTGTCTTTGAAGCAGCCAATAGACTTAAGATTAAGGCATGTGCCGTTGTCGATTCAGACCTTCGCAGCATCACTCCGGACTGGGTAAAATATCTTCTCGATCCCGTACTGGAAAGGGGATATCAGTTCGTTGCGCCTGTTTATGTACGGCACAAATATGACGGTACCATAACCAACAATATTGTATATAATCTGACAAGGGCCCTTTACGGAAAGCGGATACGCCAGCCTATAGGTGGAGACTTCGCCCTTTCCGGGGATGTGGTCAAGTTCTATATTGAACAGGATGTCTGGGGAACGGATGTGGCTCGCTTCGGTATTGATATCTGGATGACCACGAATGTTATAACTCACAATTTTAAAATTTGCCAATCGAATCTCGGTGTTAAAATCCACGATGCGAAAGATCCTGCTCAGCATCTTGCCCCCATGTTCCGCCAGGTAATGTGGACTGTATTCTATCTCATGGAGGAATATGAAAACTACTGGAAAAATGTACGAGGAAGTGAATCCGTCGAAACGTTTGGTTTTGAGGGTGATTTGGAGCCGGAATCAATTAATGTCAACATCGATGGAATGATCGAGAACTTCAAGATCGGCTTCCAGCAGTTTTCTGTCCTGTGGAAGGATATCTTCAGTGAGCAATGCTTTGAACATATCAGGAAGGCTTCAGAACAGGACTCTATAAATTTTCACCTCCCCACCGATGTCTGGGTCAAAATCCTCTACGAACTTGCAGCCACTTTTCATGAATGGCAGATTAACCGACACAAACTTGTCGATCTGATGACTCCGCTATATTATTGTCGAGTGGCTTCTTTCATAAGAGAAAGCCGGGACATGTCATCTCGGGAAGCAGAGGCTCTTGTCGAAGATCAGGCTTTGAAGTTTGAAGAACAAAAGGATTACCTGATACACCTGTGGGATGGGAAATCAGAAAAAATTGCAGAGGCAGAACCGAGCATTGATAATTCCTCGTCGTAGTGATGATAGGCAATTTTGACTCCAGACGCCCAGGCAATGCGACCAAGCGTTTCTTCGTGGGATTTGTCTCCACCAACTCTATCCGAAACAACAGCGAACTGCACATCTCCATGTTCGATTGCAAATTTCAGAACAATATCTTCAAGGAGGGTTACTCCTTCATTATACCATTCTTTAATACCGATCTAACAGATCATCCATCACCCATAATTGTGGAAGGGCTGGAAGAATTGGCTAAAATTATAAACCCCTAAATTCCATTCTACGCCCACCTTATGTTATCGAGCGCCATTGTAAGAGGGGCATATGCGGTGCTCACCGGCGGCGAGTAGCAGGTGTCAATAAGTGATAGTCTTTCTACCGGAATTTTTTCCGCTATCGCTATAGACAGTTTGTCGATCTGTCCCGCCACAGACTCTTCAGAAACAACCTGACCCCCAA
This window contains:
- a CDS encoding glycosyltransferase family 2 protein, with the translated sequence MHYDTALRPYGSKRIEEIESADIMIGIPCYNNEKTVEHVIQMITHGLAKHYNDMRGVIFIADGGSTDDTREVAREFQIKPWQEKVVTIYRGPAGKGTALRSVFEAANRLKIKACAVVDSDLRSITPDWVKYLLDPVLERGYQFVAPVYVRHKYDGTITNNIVYNLTRALYGKRIRQPIGGDFALSGDVVKFYIEQDVWGTDVARFGIDIWMTTNVITHNFKICQSNLGVKIHDAKDPAQHLAPMFRQVMWTVFYLMEEYENYWKNVRGSESVETFGFEGDLEPESINVNIDGMIENFKIGFQQFSVLWKDIFSEQCFEHIRKASEQDSINFHLPTDVWVKILYELAATFHEWQINRHKLVDLMTPLYYCRVASFIRESRDMSSREAEALVEDQALKFEEQKDYLIHLWDGKSEKIAEAEPSIDNSSS
- a CDS encoding cobalamin-binding protein, translated to MLLYNYRIKVFLMFLILLFSPGVYADEYIDETGRKVNIPPSPKRIVSLAPSITETLFALGLDEEIVGVTTFSDYPEAAKSKTRVGSYVSISLEKVVSLNPDLIIGTADGNKKETIEQLERIGFPVYMINPASLEEIFEMVLDIGRITGRDNVAKDLVRSLRERVSTVVSQTACLKKPRIFFQIGIDPIVTVGRDTLHNKLITLAGGINISGNETTRYPRYSIEEIIVRQPEIIVVSSMKRGENFELVRDKWKRWKNIPAVKNNRIYILNTDLTDHPSPRIVDGLEELAKIIHPGVPFKNN